The Candidatus Brocadiia bacterium genome includes a window with the following:
- a CDS encoding L-threonylcarbamoyladenylate synthase, with the protein MPAKIIKINSTDYKPELLEEPARIIADGGIVAFPTETVYGLAVNVDNPDAVRRLRQLKNSPADRPFTYHLADVDDIYRMTSSIGRLAKRIIRNYMPGPVTIVLPDGKDNWMGFRVPDNKVARDLIRLSGVKVIATSANTASETAPSSVDKISGVIRNAIDYIVDGGTAKLGVSSSVIKIGSDNKCEILREGSIKADDIRKLDYKLILFVCTGNTCRSPMAAGLFRKMLAQKIGSPVTQLEARGYKVGSAGTSAVYNSPASGLAVKVMNEMGVDIKSHLSQPVTLTLVEEADKVYVMTKGHLETLREWMPAADNISLLDISGEDIADPIGQDISVYRSCAFRIKQAIERLQL; encoded by the coding sequence TTGCCAGCAAAAATAATTAAAATCAACAGCACCGACTACAAGCCTGAGCTTCTGGAGGAGCCGGCGCGCATCATAGCCGATGGCGGAATAGTCGCATTTCCTACGGAGACAGTTTACGGCTTGGCTGTTAATGTGGATAATCCTGATGCGGTAAGGCGTCTGCGCCAGCTCAAAAACAGTCCGGCAGATCGGCCGTTCACTTATCATCTGGCTGATGTTGATGATATTTATCGGATGACATCCTCAATAGGGCGATTGGCAAAGCGTATAATAAGAAATTACATGCCCGGTCCGGTGACTATAGTTTTGCCCGACGGAAAGGATAATTGGATGGGGTTCAGGGTGCCCGATAACAAAGTGGCTCGTGATTTGATAAGACTGTCAGGCGTTAAAGTTATTGCCACCAGCGCTAATACGGCTAGTGAAACAGCGCCCAGCTCGGTTGATAAAATATCCGGTGTGATTAGAAACGCGATAGATTATATAGTTGATGGGGGAACAGCTAAATTAGGCGTTTCTTCGAGTGTAATTAAGATAGGCTCGGATAACAAGTGTGAGATTCTACGAGAAGGGTCTATAAAAGCTGATGATATACGTAAGCTTGATTATAAATTGATTCTGTTTGTATGCACCGGTAATACCTGCCGCAGCCCGATGGCGGCTGGTTTGTTCCGCAAGATGCTGGCCCAGAAGATTGGGTCTCCGGTAACACAGCTTGAGGCTCGTGGATACAAGGTAGGTTCGGCCGGTACTTCGGCAGTGTATAACAGTCCGGCTTCGGGGCTGGCTGTCAAAGTTATGAATGAGATGGGCGTGGATATAAAATCCCATCTTTCTCAGCCGGTTACCTTAACTTTGGTTGAGGAGGCAGATAAGGTTTATGTTATGACCAAGGGGCATTTGGAAACTTTACGCGAATGGATGCCGGCTGCGGACAATATCAGCCTTCTTGATATTTCGGGAGAGGATATTGCCGACCCGATTGGTCAGGATATAAGTGTTTACAGAAGCTGCGCTTTTAGGATTAAGCAGGCAATTGAAAGGTTGCAATTATGA
- a CDS encoding biotin--[acetyl-CoA-carboxylase] ligase: MDEPNFPNLNTKTIGKRIVYYKKVTSTNDLAWMEIANGTEDGVVVLAGEQMRGRGRFGRNWVSPTQKGIWLSVVLKPQLPVDKMFSLMAIGALAVADVLKAHKFEAMIRWPNDVVIKGKKIAGIIIETKFVSKAPEAAVLGIGMNVNVGQKELPDDIKDIATSALIENGYEIAIQPLTEELIIRLDYWYQALRDKKDDLINDAWRNYSAVLNKMVSLRSKDCAYQGKAVDLDPCKGIAVEQSDGTIKWWQGDEVELLRPI, from the coding sequence ATGGACGAGCCGAATTTTCCTAATCTTAATACCAAGACCATCGGCAAGCGGATTGTTTACTACAAAAAGGTAACCTCAACCAACGACTTAGCCTGGATGGAGATTGCGAATGGCACCGAAGACGGCGTGGTGGTATTGGCCGGCGAACAGATGAGGGGCAGGGGCAGATTCGGGCGGAATTGGGTTTCGCCCACCCAAAAGGGTATCTGGCTGTCGGTAGTTTTGAAGCCCCAGTTGCCGGTGGACAAGATGTTTTCGCTGATGGCCATCGGCGCGTTGGCCGTGGCTGACGTCCTTAAGGCCCATAAGTTTGAGGCGATGATACGCTGGCCTAATGATGTTGTTATCAAAGGCAAGAAGATAGCCGGAATCATTATTGAAACAAAATTCGTATCCAAGGCGCCTGAAGCGGCGGTGCTGGGCATCGGGATGAATGTTAATGTTGGGCAGAAAGAACTGCCTGATGATATTAAGGATATTGCGACTTCCGCTCTGATAGAAAATGGTTATGAGATAGCCATCCAGCCACTGACCGAGGAATTGATTATCCGGTTGGATTACTGGTATCAGGCGCTCCGGGATAAGAAGGATGATTTAATCAACGATGCCTGGCGGAATTATTCGGCGGTTCTGAATAAGATGGTTTCATTACGCTCCAAGGATTGCGCCTATCAGGGCAAGGCGGTTGACTTGGATCCTTGCAAGGGTATTGCCGTGGAACAGTCGGACGGCACAATCAAGTGGTGGCAGGGTGATGAAGTGGAATTATTAAGGCCGATTTAA
- the nadC gene encoding carboxylating nicotinate-nucleotide diphosphorylase, with translation MDSFKSLDQIIKLALEEDCARNDITSKALIGQGRKARGYIIAKEPGIIGGLFLVPRIYKFISKNVHIAIKAKEGESVKEGRVLATMSGDARAILAGERTVINFLQRVCGIATYTNKFIQQIRGFRTKLLDTRKTVPGWRSLDKYAVKLGGGTNHRMNMAESFLIKDNHKKLISLENITKMMTGLKKYKKVIEVEVETIDELVQVLRVRPTVIMLDNMDLKTITQAVKIVEGMPAGQRPLLEVSGGVNLRNVRNIAKTDVDFISVGAITHSAPALDISLEIE, from the coding sequence ATGGATTCTTTTAAATCTTTAGATCAGATAATCAAGCTTGCTTTGGAAGAGGATTGCGCTAGAAATGATATTACCTCTAAGGCGCTTATCGGACAGGGACGTAAGGCTCGCGGATATATTATCGCCAAGGAGCCGGGGATTATCGGCGGTTTGTTTTTGGTGCCGAGAATATATAAATTCATAAGCAAAAACGTTCATATCGCCATCAAGGCCAAGGAAGGCGAGTCGGTCAAAGAAGGACGGGTCCTGGCAACCATGAGCGGCGATGCCAGGGCGATACTGGCCGGCGAACGAACTGTGATAAATTTTCTTCAGCGCGTCTGCGGCATAGCCACTTATACAAATAAATTTATCCAGCAAATCAGGGGATTTAGGACAAAGCTGCTTGATACTCGTAAGACCGTGCCTGGTTGGCGTTCCCTGGATAAATACGCGGTCAAGCTGGGCGGCGGGACGAACCACCGGATGAATATGGCCGAGTCATTCCTGATTAAGGATAATCACAAGAAACTGATTTCGCTGGAGAACATTACCAAGATGATGACAGGGTTAAAGAAATACAAAAAGGTGATAGAGGTTGAGGTCGAGACGATTGACGAATTGGTTCAGGTGCTTAGGGTCAGACCGACGGTGATTATGCTGGACAATATGGATTTAAAGACGATAACCCAGGCGGTCAAGATAGTCGAGGGTATGCCGGCCGGCCAGCGTCCGTTGCTGGAGGTCTCGGGCGGGGTGAACCTGCGTAACGTGCGTAATATCGCCAAGACAGACGTGGATTTCATATCAGTCGGAGCGATTACTCATTCGGCTCCGGCGCTGGACATTTCTCTGGAGATTGAATAA
- the sucD gene encoding succinate--CoA ligase subunit alpha: MSILVNKNTKVVVQGITGSAGSFHTKQMLEYGTKIVAGVTPGKGNTKFDDRVPIYDTLRQAVSATGADTSVVFVPPAFAADALLEAADCGLKLVVCITEGIPTLDMVKVYKVYRDKGVRMVGPNCPGVITPEESKLGIMPGYIHKKGNIGIVSRSGTLTYEAVWQTTKVGLGQSTCLGIGGDPIIGTSFVDALELFQRDNETKAIIMIGEIGGTMEEEAAEYIKKNVTKPVVSFIAGRTAPKGKRMGHAGAIISGGKGTAQEKTAKLIECGVTVVDSPAVVGTAIYNILNKK; encoded by the coding sequence ATGAGCATCTTAGTTAATAAAAATACCAAGGTCGTTGTTCAGGGCATAACCGGCTCGGCCGGCAGTTTCCACACCAAGCAGATGCTGGAATACGGCACTAAAATCGTGGCTGGAGTGACCCCGGGCAAGGGTAACACCAAGTTCGATGACCGGGTTCCTATTTATGATACCCTGCGCCAGGCGGTCAGCGCTACCGGAGCAGATACCAGCGTGGTTTTTGTGCCGCCGGCTTTTGCGGCTGATGCCTTGCTGGAGGCGGCTGACTGCGGGCTTAAATTGGTTGTTTGCATCACCGAGGGTATCCCGACCCTGGATATGGTTAAGGTGTATAAGGTCTACCGCGATAAGGGCGTACGTATGGTCGGACCGAACTGCCCGGGCGTGATTACACCGGAAGAGAGCAAGCTCGGTATTATGCCCGGCTATATCCACAAGAAGGGCAATATCGGGATCGTTTCGCGCAGTGGCACTCTTACTTATGAAGCGGTCTGGCAGACCACAAAGGTCGGGCTGGGCCAGTCCACCTGCTTGGGCATCGGCGGAGACCCGATTATCGGAACCTCGTTCGTGGACGCGTTGGAGTTGTTCCAGCGGGATAATGAAACCAAAGCCATAATTATGATAGGCGAAATTGGCGGCACTATGGAAGAAGAGGCGGCCGAATACATCAAGAAGAATGTCACCAAACCGGTAGTTAGTTTCATCGCCGGCCGGACCGCGCCCAAAGGAAAACGGATGGGCCACGCCGGCGCGATTATTTCCGGCGGCAAGGGCACAGCCCAGGAAAAGACGGCCAAACTCATCGAATGCGGCGTGACCGTGGTGGACAGCCCGGCGGTTGTCGGAACAGCTATATATAATATTTTAAATAAGAAGTAA
- the sucC gene encoding ADP-forming succinate--CoA ligase subunit beta → MNLHEYQAKALLNKYGIPTPKGEMTDSPAKAGEIFSRLGAPIAAVKSQIHSGGRGKAGGIKVVKSAAESEAAVRELIGKTLVTAQTGPAGRTVRKVLIEESIPVARELYLGIVIDRKTSAPVMMASAEGGMEIEELARKSPEKIIKMPFHPHLGLAGFQARELVFALGLGSAAYADIFIKLSKLFIENDCSLAEINPLVITNEKKVMALDAKINLDDRALFRHKDLAECRDINEEHPIEYEASKYDLSYIGLDGNIGCMVNGAGLAMATMDLIKLHGGEPANFLDVGGGASAEQVTQAFKLLIANKNVKAILVNIFGGIMKCDIIAQGIVTAVKEVGLGFPLVVRLEGTNVDIGKKILKASGLNIVSADSMDEAAKKVVESLKL, encoded by the coding sequence ATGAATTTACACGAATATCAGGCCAAGGCATTGCTCAATAAATACGGTATCCCCACGCCTAAGGGGGAGATGACCGATTCCCCGGCTAAAGCGGGCGAAATATTCTCTCGTCTTGGCGCGCCAATAGCCGCAGTCAAGTCGCAAATCCATTCAGGCGGCCGCGGCAAGGCCGGCGGTATCAAGGTGGTCAAGTCCGCCGCTGAATCCGAAGCCGCTGTCCGCGAGCTCATCGGCAAGACGCTGGTCACTGCCCAGACCGGTCCGGCCGGACGAACAGTGCGCAAGGTTTTAATAGAGGAATCCATTCCGGTTGCCCGCGAATTATATCTGGGCATCGTCATAGACCGCAAGACCTCGGCGCCGGTGATGATGGCCTCGGCCGAGGGTGGCATGGAAATAGAAGAACTGGCCCGCAAGTCGCCTGAGAAGATTATCAAGATGCCGTTCCACCCGCATCTGGGCTTGGCCGGGTTCCAGGCGCGCGAGCTGGTCTTTGCGCTGGGCCTGGGCAGCGCCGCCTACGCCGACATATTCATTAAGTTAAGCAAATTATTCATAGAAAACGACTGCTCGCTGGCCGAGATTAATCCGCTGGTGATTACAAATGAGAAGAAAGTAATGGCGCTTGACGCCAAAATTAACTTGGACGACCGGGCGCTGTTCCGGCACAAGGACCTAGCTGAATGCCGGGACATCAACGAGGAGCACCCGATTGAATACGAGGCCTCGAAGTATGACCTGAGCTATATCGGGCTGGACGGCAATATCGGCTGTATGGTCAACGGCGCCGGGCTGGCTATGGCTACGATGGACCTGATAAAACTGCACGGCGGCGAACCGGCTAACTTCCTGGACGTGGGTGGCGGAGCTTCGGCTGAGCAGGTCACCCAGGCTTTTAAACTTCTTATTGCCAACAAGAACGTTAAGGCCATCCTGGTCAATATCTTCGGCGGGATAATGAAGTGCGACATCATCGCCCAGGGTATCGTCACGGCGGTGAAGGAAGTGGGTCTTGGTTTTCCGCTGGTGGTCCGGCTGGAAGGCACCAACGTAGACATCGGCAAGAAGATATTAAAAGCATCCGGTCTGAATATCGTCTCGGCTGATAGTATGGACGAAGCGGCTAAGAAAGTCGTTGAGAGTCTTAAGCTATAA
- a CDS encoding type III PLP-dependent enzyme produces MKKSSDGHKAKWQNNIKRLVAKHGSPLFIINRSKLAENLQRFRQMLPRVEPFYAVKSNPHIEILKVFARMGSNFDVASRGEMEALLKLGVKPNRMLFANTVKKPEVIKFAMSKGIRMMTFDSEYELNKMAETAPGAEVLARIKVPNVGSIVELSVKFGLEPPDAIPLLAKAHKLGLKPMGLSFHVGSQCTNVENYIEALELASIIMRDAKLKQLSLEVLDIGGGFPIMHFDNESDYFINTAKTINSEINRLFESNIRIISEPGRVLCGPACTLVMTVIGKSIRGNKHWYYLDDGVYGALSGIVFDHCKYQYQVMKKGPTQISTLAGPTCDGFDVISNTEELPELEIGDLVYIDNIGAYSTATATDFNNIPRAGAVTI; encoded by the coding sequence GTGAAAAAGTCATCTGACGGGCACAAGGCCAAGTGGCAAAATAACATCAAACGGCTGGTTGCCAAGCACGGCTCGCCGCTGTTCATCATCAACCGGTCTAAGCTGGCCGAGAACCTCCAGCGTTTCCGGCAAATGCTCCCCCGGGTAGAGCCGTTCTACGCGGTCAAGTCCAACCCGCACATAGAAATACTCAAGGTCTTTGCCCGGATGGGCTCGAACTTCGACGTCGCCTCGCGCGGCGAGATGGAAGCCCTACTAAAACTGGGCGTCAAGCCTAACCGGATGCTCTTTGCCAATACGGTCAAGAAGCCGGAGGTCATCAAATTCGCCATGTCCAAAGGCATCCGGATGATGACCTTTGATTCGGAATACGAACTGAACAAAATGGCCGAGACGGCGCCGGGGGCCGAGGTGCTGGCCCGCATCAAGGTGCCCAATGTCGGCTCCATCGTGGAGCTGTCCGTCAAGTTCGGGCTGGAACCGCCCGACGCCATACCGCTCCTGGCCAAGGCGCATAAACTGGGACTCAAGCCGATGGGCTTATCGTTCCACGTCGGCTCGCAATGCACCAACGTGGAAAACTACATCGAGGCGCTGGAGCTGGCATCCATCATCATGCGCGACGCCAAGCTCAAGCAGTTGTCGCTGGAGGTGCTGGACATCGGCGGCGGATTCCCGATTATGCATTTTGACAATGAATCGGATTATTTCATCAATACGGCCAAGACCATCAACAGCGAAATAAACCGCCTGTTCGAGAGTAACATCCGCATCATCTCCGAACCGGGCCGGGTGCTGTGCGGACCGGCCTGCACGCTGGTGATGACCGTCATCGGCAAATCCATCCGGGGCAACAAGCATTGGTATTATCTGGATGACGGCGTTTACGGCGCGTTGTCCGGCATCGTCTTTGACCATTGCAAATACCAGTATCAGGTAATGAAGAAAGGCCCAACCCAGATTTCTACTCTGGCCGGCCCGACCTGCGACGGATTTGACGTCATTTCCAATACCGAGGAACTGCCGGAACTGGAAATCGGCGACCTCGTTTACATAGATAATATCGGAGCTTACAGCACGGCCACGGCCACGGATTTCAATAATATCCCCCGTGCCGGCGCGGTAACTATTTGA